A genomic segment from Vibrio panuliri encodes:
- the gadC gene encoding putative glutamine/gamma-aminobutyrate antiporter GadC, with protein sequence MANTEKTPNGRISIFALAMLNIVAVVSLRGLPAEAEYGLSSIFYYIFAAIVFLIPVSLVAAELATGWSEKGGVFRWVGEAFGPRLALVAMFMLWIEVTVWFPTALTFGSVSLAFVGPDQSWDQALAQNKFFVLTIVLAIYWLATVIALRGTDAFAKVAKWGGLIGTVIPGVVLIILGFSYLFFSGLAPQIEMSWSKVIPDFSNFHNVVLAASIFLFYAGMEMNALHVKEVDNAARNYPLAIMIAAVGTVSVFVLGTLAIAFVIPQQDISLTQSLLVAYDQMFAWAGISWAAPIMASCLALGVLAMVVGWVAGPSSGLLVVAKGGYLPRFWQYTNKHGMATHIMMAQALLVTMISTVFVVLPSVQAAYQILSQLTVVLYLVMYLLMFAAAIHLRYTQPNRPRPYRIPGGNTGMWMIAGLGFIGSMIAFVFSFIPPSQIAVGSPEAYVGILVALTIVFVSVPFAIYKARKPHWKDPAVTDFAPFTWELEDVHPGVINPSNKVTHTLNS encoded by the coding sequence ATGGCTAATACCGAAAAAACGCCAAATGGGCGAATTAGTATCTTTGCCCTTGCAATGCTTAACATCGTTGCAGTGGTGAGCTTAAGGGGCCTGCCAGCAGAAGCTGAATATGGTTTAAGTTCAATTTTCTATTATATCTTTGCTGCAATTGTATTTCTGATTCCCGTTTCTCTGGTCGCGGCTGAACTGGCGACTGGTTGGTCGGAAAAAGGCGGTGTGTTCCGCTGGGTTGGCGAGGCTTTTGGTCCTCGTTTGGCTTTGGTCGCAATGTTTATGTTGTGGATTGAGGTGACCGTTTGGTTCCCAACTGCATTGACCTTTGGTTCTGTTTCTCTTGCGTTTGTCGGCCCCGATCAATCTTGGGACCAAGCTTTGGCGCAAAATAAATTCTTCGTCCTGACTATTGTGTTAGCAATATACTGGCTCGCGACCGTCATTGCCTTGCGTGGTACTGATGCTTTCGCCAAAGTGGCGAAATGGGGTGGCTTGATTGGTACCGTCATTCCTGGCGTAGTGCTTATTATCTTGGGTTTCTCTTATCTCTTCTTCTCTGGTCTTGCTCCTCAAATTGAAATGTCATGGAGCAAAGTGATTCCAGATTTCTCCAACTTTCATAACGTGGTCCTTGCGGCGAGTATCTTCTTGTTTTACGCCGGTATGGAAATGAACGCACTCCATGTTAAAGAGGTGGATAACGCGGCACGTAACTACCCACTTGCCATCATGATAGCGGCAGTTGGAACCGTGAGTGTGTTTGTCTTAGGTACGCTGGCAATCGCCTTTGTAATTCCACAACAAGACATCAGTTTGACGCAAAGTTTGCTGGTTGCTTATGACCAAATGTTCGCGTGGGCGGGTATTAGTTGGGCTGCGCCAATTATGGCAAGCTGTCTTGCCCTTGGTGTTTTGGCGATGGTCGTTGGTTGGGTCGCAGGTCCTTCATCGGGTCTACTTGTTGTGGCAAAAGGCGGTTACCTTCCTCGCTTTTGGCAATACACCAACAAACACGGCATGGCGACACACATCATGATGGCGCAAGCGCTGCTAGTCACAATGATCTCTACCGTATTTGTGGTGCTACCTTCAGTGCAAGCGGCATACCAGATCCTAAGTCAGTTAACAGTGGTGCTCTATCTCGTGATGTACTTGCTGATGTTTGCAGCGGCGATTCACCTTCGTTATACACAACCAAACCGTCCTCGTCCTTATCGTATTCCTGGCGGCAACACTGGTATGTGGATGATCGCTGGTCTTGGCTTTATCGGCTCAATGATTGCCTTCGTATTCTCATTTATTCCACCAAGCCAAATTGCAGTGGGTAGCCCAGAAGCCTACGTTGGCATCTTGGTGGCGTTAACCATTGTTTTTGTCTCAGTGCCTTTTGCTATCTACAAAGCTCGCAAACCTCACTGGAAAGATCCAGCCGTGACAGACTTTGCGCCGTTCACATGGGAACTTGAGGATGTACACCCTGGTGTCATTAACCCATCCAACAAAGTGACTCACACATTGAACTCATAA
- a CDS encoding DedA family protein, producing the protein MEHINQLLEAMSPLLDQYGYLALIVSIFLEGIGVPMPGQSLMIAASILASRGVMNLSMVMGVSWLACFFGNTCGYLLGYHFETWLDKKGYISGDKFLKLQSAIQKYGPACLIISRFIEGMKQFMPLACGIAKMPKREFLIGNAVASTIWVAVFSLLTNFAFAHLHQLATFYTNNQILVWMIVAVLLTLLIGILLHRRKRKASTPK; encoded by the coding sequence TTGGAACACATTAACCAACTACTTGAAGCCATGTCGCCACTACTGGATCAATACGGCTATCTTGCACTTATCGTCAGTATATTTCTCGAAGGCATCGGGGTTCCCATGCCCGGTCAATCACTGATGATCGCAGCCTCTATTCTGGCCTCAAGAGGGGTAATGAATCTTTCTATGGTGATGGGAGTCTCTTGGCTGGCGTGCTTTTTCGGTAATACCTGCGGCTACTTGCTAGGTTATCACTTTGAAACTTGGCTCGATAAAAAGGGTTATATTTCGGGTGACAAATTTCTAAAATTACAGTCCGCTATTCAGAAATACGGTCCCGCTTGCTTGATCATTAGCCGATTTATCGAAGGAATGAAACAGTTTATGCCATTGGCTTGCGGTATCGCCAAAATGCCTAAAAGAGAGTTTCTCATCGGCAACGCTGTTGCTTCTACAATATGGGTTGCAGTATTTAGTTTGCTGACCAATTTTGCTTTTGCTCACCTACACCAGCTCGCCACTTTCTATACCAACAACCAAATCCTAGTGTGGATGATTGTCGCGGTTTTACTCACTTTACTTATTGGTATCCTACTTCATCGTCGCAAGCGCAAGGCATCGACACCCAAATAG
- a CDS encoding SgrR family transcriptional regulator has translation MSDLNLLRYYARLTPLGSDQDIKIALADVANTLFTSTRHARNLLGDMHKLDWLSWTPKVGRNQRSTLRLKIELKELKIQLATKRIEQGKYEKALSILDNDERAFGLLLQSTSGASFREGRLHIQLTYKRPFEQLVPHQRHRSSERYLIRQIYCCLVSCDFEGRLEPQLAHHWQQDEQAQQWTFYLRPGLTFHNGTAINAHTIAELFTRLLELEHYHPDLDHLVDISAPMDNKVVFTLSQPDQGFAGLLSGIKFSIQPLSQLQENYQGPVVGSGVFEVIEHSNTRLCLQAFEQYYACRALTDLVTIWQLDEKELKQKQIETNQSSSQSHHACHYYLTSEGDNTAEAVQHTRIEDGCMFLLFNQRSSRPLDTLQQRYLSSVITPESTYRHLQQERKTFGSENAYNLLPQWHKVIRPIAEPCSLPSKISIAVYDYNSLINCAYAVAEQLKLLGIEVVVNIYSFRELNQRSERHQLLEDLIVHNINLDDNRHSSAFGSLFHNPILQASIGDKAQAWLSESLKHLRANTPLEHYLDALEPIASSLINQYLLLPIFHHRQTLRFHGVLKDVALTNWGWPDIRNVWSAD, from the coding sequence ATGTCTGATTTAAACCTACTCCGTTATTATGCTCGTCTGACACCGCTGGGGTCGGATCAAGATATTAAGATCGCACTCGCTGATGTAGCCAATACTCTATTTACCAGCACTCGGCACGCACGAAATTTACTTGGCGACATGCACAAACTTGATTGGTTAAGCTGGACTCCTAAAGTTGGGCGTAATCAACGCTCTACACTACGGCTTAAGATTGAGTTAAAAGAGTTAAAAATCCAGCTTGCAACCAAACGCATCGAACAGGGCAAGTACGAAAAAGCGTTATCAATTTTAGATAATGACGAACGCGCCTTTGGTCTTTTACTCCAGTCGACCTCTGGTGCCTCTTTTCGTGAAGGACGGCTGCATATTCAGTTAACCTATAAGCGCCCGTTCGAACAATTGGTTCCCCACCAACGACACCGCTCAAGTGAGCGCTATTTGATCCGCCAAATCTATTGCTGTTTGGTCAGTTGTGACTTCGAAGGACGACTAGAACCACAGCTTGCTCATCACTGGCAACAGGATGAACAAGCGCAACAATGGACTTTTTATTTAAGACCGGGGCTCACCTTTCACAACGGCACCGCCATCAATGCTCACACCATTGCTGAGTTGTTTACACGCTTACTAGAACTGGAACACTATCATCCTGATCTCGACCACTTAGTCGATATTTCAGCCCCCATGGACAATAAAGTGGTGTTTACACTTTCTCAGCCAGATCAAGGCTTTGCTGGTCTTTTATCCGGGATTAAGTTTTCCATCCAGCCACTCTCACAATTGCAAGAAAACTATCAAGGTCCGGTGGTAGGAAGTGGGGTCTTTGAAGTTATAGAACATTCCAACACTAGGCTCTGCCTACAAGCTTTTGAGCAATATTACGCATGCCGCGCGCTGACCGACTTAGTCACGATTTGGCAATTAGACGAAAAAGAACTCAAACAGAAGCAGATTGAAACCAACCAATCAAGCAGTCAAAGTCATCATGCTTGTCACTACTATCTAACCTCTGAAGGGGACAATACAGCGGAAGCAGTGCAACATACTAGAATCGAAGATGGTTGTATGTTTTTACTGTTTAATCAACGCAGTAGTAGGCCACTCGACACTTTACAGCAGCGTTACCTATCGAGCGTGATTACGCCAGAAAGCACTTACCGCCATTTGCAACAAGAGCGAAAGACGTTTGGTAGTGAAAATGCTTACAACTTGCTACCACAGTGGCATAAAGTCATACGCCCGATTGCCGAACCCTGCTCATTGCCAAGTAAAATCAGCATTGCTGTCTACGATTACAACTCGTTAATCAACTGCGCCTATGCTGTTGCTGAGCAACTTAAACTATTGGGCATTGAGGTTGTCGTGAACATTTACTCGTTTAGAGAGTTGAATCAACGCTCGGAAAGACACCAGTTGCTTGAAGACTTGATTGTTCACAATATTAACCTTGATGACAATCGCCACTCATCAGCATTTGGCAGCCTATTTCATAACCCAATTTTACAAGCCAGTATTGGTGACAAGGCGCAAGCTTGGTTGTCTGAGTCACTCAAACATTTACGCGCTAATACCCCACTCGAGCATTATTTAGATGCCCTTGAGCCCATCGCATCATCATTGATTAATCAGTATCTGTTGTTGCCCATTTTCCACCATAGACAAACCTTGCGTTTCCACGGCGTTTTAAAAGATGTCGCTCTAACAAACTGGGGTTGGCCGGACATTCGTAACGTTTGGTCAGCCGACTAA
- a CDS encoding ABC transporter substrate-binding protein codes for MKLKFAALLVAGLVSAHASADECGKVTIAEMNWNSASLIANLDQFILNEGYGCEAELVPGDTMPTGASMIEKSQPDIAPEMWTNALKESLDRGVAEKRLRYAGKALVEGGEEGFWVPKYMVEKYPELATIEGVKKHVSLFPHPEDSETSAFYSCPAGWNCQISAGNLFKAMDLDAAGFTIVDPGSSAGLSGSIAKAFAREEAWFGYYWAPTAILGKYEMVKVDFGSGVDKDQYLNCISKEECDSPKPTMYPPSPVSTVVTEDFATRVPVVQDYLNKRGFTNDQMNQLLAWMEDNQASGEDAMFHFLETYPDTWKQWLPKEVADKVAQAL; via the coding sequence ATGAAACTAAAATTCGCGGCTCTGTTGGTCGCTGGATTAGTGTCTGCACATGCGTCTGCTGACGAATGTGGCAAAGTCACCATCGCTGAAATGAACTGGAATTCTGCAAGTTTAATCGCCAATCTAGATCAGTTTATTCTCAACGAAGGATATGGTTGTGAAGCAGAACTCGTCCCGGGTGATACGATGCCAACTGGCGCATCCATGATCGAGAAGAGTCAACCAGATATCGCTCCTGAGATGTGGACCAATGCTCTTAAAGAATCCCTTGACCGTGGTGTCGCAGAAAAACGCTTACGCTATGCGGGTAAGGCGTTAGTCGAAGGTGGTGAAGAAGGTTTTTGGGTACCGAAGTACATGGTTGAAAAATACCCTGAGCTAGCCACTATCGAAGGTGTCAAAAAACACGTCAGCCTTTTCCCTCATCCTGAAGATTCAGAAACGAGCGCATTCTATAGCTGCCCAGCGGGTTGGAACTGTCAAATCAGCGCAGGCAATCTTTTCAAAGCAATGGATCTTGATGCAGCGGGCTTCACTATCGTTGATCCAGGTTCAAGTGCGGGATTATCTGGCTCTATCGCCAAAGCGTTTGCCCGTGAAGAAGCATGGTTTGGTTACTACTGGGCACCAACGGCCATTTTGGGTAAATACGAAATGGTGAAAGTGGACTTTGGTTCTGGCGTCGATAAAGATCAATACCTCAACTGCATCAGCAAAGAAGAGTGTGATTCGCCAAAACCGACTATGTACCCACCATCACCTGTTAGCACTGTCGTAACTGAAGATTTTGCTACGCGCGTACCTGTTGTTCAGGATTACCTCAATAAACGTGGCTTCACCAATGACCAAATGAACCAACTGCTTGCATGGATGGAAGATAACCAAGCAAGTGGCGAAGACGCCATGTTCCACTTCTTAGAAACCTACCCTGACACATGGAAGCAATGGCTACCAAAAGAGGTTGCTGACAAAGTCGCGCAAGCACTTTAA
- a CDS encoding ABC transporter permease, with protein MSDNSWLSEFPQMERADLRAIRKTLDGAYRDFSREYGDLIESIFDPLLSFLVWFEKLLLSTPWFIVLAACCALVYAASRSWKLVVGCAVSLLLIGYFGMWDDTMRTLSIITVCTMLAIVLGIPIGIAMARSNRVQSVVTPMLDIMQTMPAFVYLIPVVMLLGIGKIPGLIAVVIYAIPPVIRLTNLGIRLVDKEVLEAATAFGASKKQRLFGVQLPLAMPTIMAGINQTIMMALSMVVIASMIGVKGLGQPVLKSITNQYFTLGLLNGFAIVALAILFDRASQAYAKRTQAHLGDLKHD; from the coding sequence ATGTCTGACAACAGCTGGCTCAGCGAATTTCCGCAAATGGAACGCGCCGATCTACGAGCCATTCGTAAAACACTTGATGGGGCGTACCGCGACTTTTCTCGCGAGTATGGAGACCTAATAGAATCCATTTTTGACCCACTTCTCTCTTTTCTGGTTTGGTTTGAAAAGCTGCTCCTCTCCACACCTTGGTTTATTGTTTTAGCAGCCTGTTGTGCTCTGGTTTACGCCGCAAGTCGCTCTTGGAAGTTGGTGGTAGGCTGTGCTGTATCACTGCTACTGATCGGCTACTTTGGCATGTGGGATGACACCATGCGCACACTCAGCATCATCACTGTCTGTACCATGCTCGCCATTGTGCTCGGTATCCCTATTGGTATTGCTATGGCTCGTTCAAACCGAGTTCAATCCGTGGTTACACCAATGCTCGATATCATGCAAACCATGCCTGCTTTCGTCTACCTGATTCCGGTTGTAATGCTGTTAGGTATCGGCAAGATCCCAGGTCTTATCGCGGTGGTCATTTACGCGATTCCACCCGTAATTCGCTTAACGAACCTAGGGATTCGCCTAGTCGACAAAGAAGTACTCGAGGCTGCCACCGCTTTTGGAGCCAGCAAGAAACAGCGCCTATTTGGCGTGCAACTACCACTTGCAATGCCCACGATAATGGCCGGGATCAACCAAACCATTATGATGGCACTCTCGATGGTCGTTATCGCTTCGATGATCGGTGTAAAAGGCTTAGGCCAACCCGTACTAAAATCGATCACCAACCAGTACTTCACTTTGGGTCTACTCAATGGCTTTGCCATTGTCGCACTGGCCATCTTGTTTGACCGAGCTTCACAAGCCTATGCCAAACGAACTCAAGCGCATTTAGGAGATCTAAAGCATGACTAA
- a CDS encoding quaternary amine ABC transporter ATP-binding protein → MTKPLIEITGLYKVFGRAPKSVMEQVKRGDSKEQVLAETGHTVGLKDINLNINQGEIFVIMGLSGSGKSTLIRHFNRLIDPTEGKIMVEGIDVMQLSNQELEEFRRHKMSMVFQRFGLLPHRTVIDNVSYGLEIQGIEKTERYQRAQNWLDTVGLKGYEKQYPAQLSGGQQQRVGLARALATDAEILLMDEAFSALDPLIRSEMQDQLIELQEKLHKTIIFITHDLDEALRIGDRIAILKDGVLVQQGTPDEILLTPADDYVEAFVKDVNRARALTVETVMQPPALRITASTLEEALLQMKKSKHDYGYHVTEDGYQGLVTQESLIDAVQDPDSDDWCEEMYESVPVVSPDTAIEEVLTETISSDYSLPVVDEEGNLQGELERSAVAEIFSESNGDDSNPAQEDPDTPKDPNDPKLDKVS, encoded by the coding sequence ATGACTAAACCATTAATTGAGATCACCGGTCTGTACAAGGTGTTTGGTCGAGCACCTAAAAGTGTGATGGAGCAGGTTAAACGCGGTGACAGCAAAGAGCAGGTACTGGCTGAAACAGGTCATACTGTCGGCTTAAAAGATATCAACTTGAACATTAATCAAGGTGAAATCTTCGTGATTATGGGGCTTTCAGGCTCTGGTAAATCGACTCTTATTCGTCACTTTAACCGCTTAATAGACCCCACTGAGGGGAAAATCATGGTGGAAGGCATCGACGTTATGCAGCTTTCCAACCAAGAGTTGGAAGAGTTTCGTCGTCATAAAATGTCGATGGTTTTCCAGCGTTTTGGCCTGCTTCCCCATCGCACCGTGATTGACAACGTATCATATGGCCTAGAAATCCAAGGTATTGAGAAAACGGAGCGCTATCAACGTGCCCAAAATTGGCTCGATACCGTTGGATTGAAAGGCTATGAAAAGCAATATCCTGCCCAGTTGTCGGGCGGCCAGCAGCAACGTGTGGGACTCGCCCGCGCACTCGCCACCGATGCAGAAATATTGCTGATGGATGAAGCCTTCTCCGCGCTTGATCCACTTATTCGCAGTGAAATGCAAGACCAGTTAATCGAGCTTCAAGAAAAGCTCCACAAAACCATTATCTTTATTACGCACGACCTAGACGAAGCACTACGCATTGGCGATCGCATCGCGATCTTAAAAGATGGTGTTTTGGTTCAGCAAGGGACACCAGATGAAATCTTACTCACCCCTGCCGACGATTATGTAGAGGCCTTTGTTAAAGATGTAAACCGTGCACGGGCGTTGACCGTTGAAACGGTCATGCAGCCACCAGCATTGCGCATTACCGCCTCAACACTCGAAGAGGCGTTGCTGCAGATGAAGAAATCCAAGCACGACTACGGTTATCACGTCACCGAAGATGGCTATCAAGGTTTGGTTACCCAAGAAAGCCTGATTGACGCGGTCCAAGACCCTGACAGTGATGATTGGTGTGAAGAAATGTACGAGTCAGTACCGGTTGTTTCTCCGGATACCGCAATTGAAGAAGTACTGACTGAAACGATCTCTTCTGACTACTCACTTCCGGTTGTAGACGAAGAAGGTAACTTGCAAGGGGAACTAGAGCGTAGTGCTGTCGCCGAAATTTTCTCTGAATCAAATGGTGATGACTCCAATCCCGCCCAAGAGGATCCGGACACACCAAAAGATCCCAATGACCCCAAGCTAGACAAAGTTAGCTAA
- a CDS encoding lipoate--protein ligase family protein — MATKNKIIRFAAIEAQALFDKEHQLIEQVKSNQLEQVLLLWQAKQPTLVLPAGKKWAVSEELVDTLSELGWQLTARKTGGAPVPQLPGIINLSHIYTCSDDKPYDIKTAYMQLCNILSEFFRTLGINVDVHATPNSYCDGDYNLNINGQKIVGTAQRVLLKKDGGRVVLSQACIIIDADVERIVEPVIVCNRICHYPAQIEANVHTSLFNHMTERPSVDFLFQRLTDAFLAHAPR, encoded by the coding sequence ATGGCAACGAAAAACAAAATTATCCGGTTTGCGGCGATCGAAGCACAAGCACTGTTTGATAAAGAGCATCAACTCATTGAGCAGGTGAAGAGCAACCAACTTGAGCAAGTGTTGTTACTTTGGCAAGCAAAGCAGCCGACTCTAGTCTTACCAGCTGGTAAGAAATGGGCGGTTAGTGAAGAGCTTGTTGATACGTTATCAGAGCTAGGCTGGCAACTGACAGCACGCAAAACAGGCGGTGCGCCAGTCCCTCAGTTGCCGGGGATCATTAACTTATCCCATATTTATACATGCAGTGATGACAAGCCCTACGACATAAAAACCGCGTATATGCAGCTATGCAATATACTCAGTGAGTTTTTTAGAACATTGGGCATCAATGTCGACGTTCATGCGACGCCAAATTCCTATTGTGATGGTGATTACAATCTCAATATCAATGGGCAGAAGATCGTGGGAACTGCGCAGCGAGTGCTGCTGAAAAAAGATGGTGGGAGAGTGGTGTTATCGCAGGCTTGTATCATCATTGATGCGGACGTAGAGCGCATCGTCGAGCCCGTCATTGTCTGCAATCGAATTTGTCACTATCCCGCTCAGATCGAAGCTAACGTGCATACTAGTTTGTTCAATCATATGACTGAACGGCCTAGCGTCGACTTCTTATTCCAACGATTGACCGATGCCTTTTTAGCCCATGCGCCTCGATAA
- a CDS encoding HAD family hydrolase — MSSKSIENIIFDIGNVIVRWSPGEIIRLTFGDSPRATSLTKQIFQSTIWQAANRGELSEEQVKVALQKEFGLSSVQAEKLGYYVKHTQLELYGSVDLIKQVKESGYKVYALSDNVHEIVDYLKQQYDFWSLFDGVVISADVGFLKPSQEIYLSLLEQYQLNAESCLFIDDMAYNVEGAQNVGMSALQFENAEQCEQDLKRLGILSDEE, encoded by the coding sequence ATGTCATCAAAGAGCATTGAAAATATCATCTTCGATATCGGCAACGTTATCGTTCGTTGGTCACCCGGCGAAATCATTCGTCTTACGTTTGGAGATTCGCCTCGTGCGACAAGCCTGACCAAGCAAATCTTTCAATCAACGATTTGGCAAGCCGCCAATCGTGGTGAGTTAAGTGAAGAGCAAGTCAAGGTTGCGCTGCAAAAAGAGTTTGGTCTCTCCTCAGTTCAAGCTGAAAAACTCGGTTACTACGTCAAACATACTCAGCTTGAGCTGTATGGTTCTGTTGACTTAATCAAGCAAGTTAAAGAGTCAGGTTATAAAGTTTATGCCCTGTCGGACAATGTCCACGAGATCGTTGATTACCTCAAACAGCAATACGACTTCTGGTCTCTGTTCGACGGAGTAGTGATCTCTGCTGATGTTGGCTTTCTTAAACCTAGCCAAGAGATCTACCTTTCTTTGTTAGAACAATACCAGTTGAATGCTGAGTCATGTTTGTTTATTGACGATATGGCGTACAACGTCGAAGGCGCGCAAAATGTTGGTATGTCAGCACTGCAGTTTGAGAATGCAGAACAATGCGAACAGGATCTTAAGCGTCTAGGTATATTGAGCGACGAAGAGTAG
- a CDS encoding arylamine N-acetyltransferase family protein: MTDNTLNVYEPIEQYLAALEVPQNLTGLAQVNYMIQKHLSMFAFSSINVMLERELPLDIADIVDRIVVRKQGGYCFEHNKLMQVALAHLGYQVRPILARVLLDGNEYNRRSHRLTLLTLNSQEYAVDVGFGIGTPREALPLTSQHYQWSQTHCRLCAIQGQDYRVEQLILDNWQTMYRFDLSETTEADCDASHFYTHKFPQSNFVNNLVVSSIDKDKRLLVKRLELFEYDEHQGSETCSPIRSSEHLFQVIVHDMGLNFTSEEIEEIFEHQQLKAKS; encoded by the coding sequence ATGACTGACAACACCTTAAACGTATACGAGCCTATCGAGCAATACCTCGCAGCACTCGAAGTGCCGCAAAATTTAACGGGCCTTGCTCAAGTTAACTACATGATCCAAAAACATCTTTCGATGTTCGCCTTCAGTAGTATCAACGTAATGCTTGAACGGGAACTTCCGCTAGATATTGCCGACATTGTCGATCGCATCGTGGTAAGAAAACAAGGTGGCTACTGTTTTGAACACAACAAGCTAATGCAAGTGGCGCTAGCGCACCTTGGCTATCAAGTGCGCCCAATTCTCGCTCGTGTCTTGCTCGATGGGAATGAGTATAATCGCCGCTCACACCGACTCACCTTACTCACACTCAATTCTCAAGAGTATGCTGTGGACGTCGGGTTCGGTATTGGTACCCCAAGAGAAGCCTTACCACTCACAAGCCAACATTATCAATGGTCGCAAACTCACTGTCGCCTTTGTGCCATTCAAGGGCAAGATTATCGCGTCGAACAGTTGATACTCGATAACTGGCAAACCATGTATCGCTTTGATCTCAGTGAGACAACAGAGGCCGACTGCGATGCTAGCCATTTCTACACCCATAAGTTTCCTCAGAGCAACTTCGTCAACAATCTCGTTGTCTCTTCCATCGACAAAGATAAACGGCTATTGGTTAAGCGGTTGGAGCTTTTCGAGTACGATGAACACCAAGGTAGCGAAACTTGCTCACCTATCCGATCTAGCGAGCATCTGTTCCAAGTTATCGTTCACGATATGGGGCTCAACTTTACCAGCGAAGAGATCGAAGAAATATTTGAACATCAGCAATTAAAAGCAAAATCGTAA
- a CDS encoding MazG nucleotide pyrophosphohydrolase domain-containing protein, whose amino-acid sequence MPDLKPTPTLADFQHYVSQLEIERGFADQPPLEKCLLLGEEIGELFKAIRKAQGIAIDPQSKVGDIGDELADIFIYLCSIANRYDIDLEQAFLTKEEKNKQRRWQ is encoded by the coding sequence ATGCCAGACTTAAAACCAACTCCTACTTTGGCTGATTTCCAACATTACGTTAGCCAACTGGAAATCGAGCGAGGGTTTGCTGACCAGCCACCACTCGAAAAATGTTTGCTTTTAGGCGAAGAGATTGGCGAGTTGTTCAAAGCAATACGCAAAGCCCAAGGCATTGCTATTGACCCACAATCTAAAGTTGGTGACATTGGCGATGAACTTGCCGACATTTTTATTTATCTTTGCTCTATTGCCAATCGCTACGATATCGACTTAGAGCAAGCTTTTCTAACCAAAGAAGAAAAAAACAAGCAACGTCGTTGGCAATAG
- a CDS encoding HAD-IB family hydrolase: MNLALFDFDGTITNQDAFTKFLFYATPKSRTLAGFIIASPVIGLYKLGLLPARYTRPILAKVAFWHRSVEQVDALASKFVSEYLPTVLRPEAIAALNWHKQQGDRIYLISASLNPYLDIWGQQQGIEVICSRLAIKKGRYTGSYVDGDCSLDNKVRLLKKRLVSQQITLNQFDKIYAYGDTYEDIPMLELADEKMFNWQKVTNTEQIQQRLAK; encoded by the coding sequence ATGAACTTAGCTTTATTCGATTTTGACGGCACCATCACCAACCAAGATGCGTTTACCAAGTTTCTATTTTACGCGACACCCAAGTCGCGTACGTTAGCAGGGTTTATCATCGCATCACCGGTAATTGGGTTGTATAAACTCGGCTTACTACCCGCACGTTATACTCGCCCTATTCTTGCCAAAGTTGCTTTTTGGCACCGTTCGGTTGAGCAAGTCGACGCGCTTGCCAGCAAATTTGTTAGCGAGTATTTACCAACAGTACTAAGACCCGAAGCCATAGCAGCACTCAATTGGCATAAACAGCAAGGAGATAGGATTTACCTTATCTCTGCTTCTCTCAATCCTTACCTCGATATTTGGGGTCAACAACAAGGTATTGAAGTGATATGCAGTCGATTAGCGATAAAAAAAGGCCGTTATACCGGCAGTTATGTGGATGGTGACTGTAGCTTAGACAATAAAGTTCGTTTACTCAAAAAACGCTTAGTGAGCCAGCAAATTACTCTTAATCAGTTTGACAAAATATACGCCTACGGTGATACCTATGAAGATATCCCAATGTTAGAACTTGCCGATGAAAAGATGTTCAATTGGCAAAAAGTCACCAACACTGAGCAGATACAACAGCGATTAGCCAAGTAA
- a CDS encoding cupin domain-containing protein, whose amino-acid sequence MNNLFSCIPPFLDHEQFRDIVKTDQIRIERIVSYGQSSPEQGWYEQDENEWVMVLTGFGIIEYDNGERFELKQGDYLNIAAHQKHRVTATSDKEPTVWLAVFYPD is encoded by the coding sequence ATGAATAACCTATTCTCCTGTATTCCTCCATTTCTCGACCACGAGCAGTTTCGCGACATTGTTAAAACCGATCAGATTCGAATCGAACGCATTGTCTCTTATGGTCAAAGTTCTCCGGAGCAAGGTTGGTATGAGCAAGATGAAAATGAATGGGTGATGGTATTAACTGGCTTCGGCATTATCGAATATGACAATGGAGAACGCTTCGAGCTCAAACAAGGCGACTATCTCAATATTGCCGCTCATCAAAAACATCGTGTCACGGCAACATCAGACAAAGAGCCGACCGTTTGGCTAGCCGTATTTTACCCAGATTAG